In Zingiber officinale cultivar Zhangliang chromosome 11B, Zo_v1.1, whole genome shotgun sequence, a single window of DNA contains:
- the LOC122033411 gene encoding uncharacterized protein LOC122033411 isoform X2 — protein sequence MDPCPFVRLVVESLALKLPPVAKIAVPGAHPSSTPCSCSIHLQDFPAQTAPLPLSLGPTSSGANMIDVAAATSAASTSRVVISLDPAALQRMSKRPAILTVVVYAGRSGKYACALASGRRLLGQVRVAVDLEATAGRAAVVQSGWVSMGSGQGAARLHLVVRTEPDPRFVFQFGGEPECSPVVYQIQGAGGSGGSGIIRQPVFSCRFSAARRQSGRPIDPADYCERSSVFEDASLVRSLVKEKPRCASSARGGPSPSTTSRVLRWRLPRWSRLSSHLPARTACPVPIRARGLSCAPSAPPPRTGSRGAVSRPGASVGPTTPWATDSSSCQTPEPATPAPPPPSRPRVSASGGAECSASMSESAAVGS from the exons ATGGATCCTTGCCCATTCGTCCGGCTCGTAGTTGAGTCTCTTGCGTTGAAGTTACCGCCGGTGGCGAAGATCGCCGTCCCGGGCGCTCACCCCTCCTCGACCCCTTGCTCTTGCTCCATCCATCTCCAGGACTTCCCCGCACAAACCGCTCCTCTCCCCCTGTCCCTTGGCCCCACGTCGTCGGGCGCTAACATGATAGATGTCGCCGCCGCCACTTCCGCTGCGTCGACGTCTCGAGTGGTCATCAGCCTCGATCCGGCCGCGTTACAGAGGATGTCGAAGCGGCCAGCGATCCTGACCGTGGTGGTCTACGCGGGCCGGAGCGGGAAGTACGCCTGCGCGCTTGCCTCGGGCCGGAGGCTGCTCGGCCAGGTGAGGGTGGCGGTGGACCTGGAGGCGACGGCGGGGCGAGCGGCGGTGGTGCAGAGCGGATGGGTCAGCATGGGGAGCGGGCAAGGCGCTGCGCGGCTCCACTTGGTGGTGCGGACCGAGCCGGACCCAAGGTTCGTGTTCCAGTTCGGCGGCGAGCCGGAGTGCAGCCCGGTGGTGTATCAAATCCAGGGAGCAGGCGGTAGCGGCGGCAGTGGGATCATTCGCCAGCCAGTGTTCAGTTGCAGGTTCTCCGCCGCCCGACGGCAGAGTGGCAGACCGATCGATCCCGCAG ACTACTGCGAACGAAGTTCGGTGTTCGAAGATGCTTCTTTGGTTCGTTCGCTGGTGAAGGAGAAACCGAGATGCGCGAGCAGCGCAAGGGGTGGACCGTCACCATCCACGACCTCTCGGGTTCTCCGGTGGCGGCTGCCTCGGTGGTCACGCCTTTCGTCCCATCTCCCGGCTCGGACCGCGTGTCCCGTTCCAATCCGGGCGCGTGGCTTATCCTGCGCGCCGTCGGCCCCTCCACCGCGAACTGGAAGCCGTGGGGCCGTCTCGAGGCCTGGCGCGAGCGTGGGTCCCACGACGCCGTGGGCTACCGATTCGAGCTCGTGCCAGACGCCGGAACCAGCAACGCCTGCACCCCCGCCACCGAGTCGTCCTCGAGTATCGGCGTCCGGCGGGGCGGAGTGTTCCGCATCGATGTCGGAGTCGGCGGCTGTGGGTTCGTGA
- the LOC122033409 gene encoding NADP-dependent malic enzyme-like → MLSLDRTCVLRCDELLGPLRASRRRVALPAPATVRCQTRSGGEMNGRGISVDNTIKEIEPKFVESSDDVTRDDVDMDEQFMMPWTVSVASGYTLLRNPQHNKGLAFNEKERDAHYLRGLLPPVCISQELQEKKIMHNLRQYQVPLQRYMAIMDMQELNEKLFYKLLIDHVEELLPVVYTPTVGEACQKYGSIFRHPRGLYISLNEKGRILEILRNWPERDIQVIVVTDGERILGLGDLGCQGMGIPVGKLALYTALGGVRPSACLPVTIDVGTNNEQLLNDEFYIGLRQRRATGQAYAELLEEFMDAVKLRYGEKVLIQFEDFANHNAFELLAKYRKTHLVFNDDIQGTASVVLAGLFGALKIVGGTLAEHSFLFLGAGEAGTGIAELIALEMSKQTKAPVEETRKRIWMVDSKGLIVNSRKDSLQHFKQPWAHDHEPVNNLLAAIKAIKPTILIGSSGVGKTFTKEVVEAMATFNEKPIILALSNPTLQSECSAEEAYAWSKGRAIFASGSPFEPVEYDGRVLVPGQSNNAYIFPGFGLGLVISGATRVHDDMLLAASEALAQQVTQENLDKGMVYPPFSNIRKISAHIAANVAAKAYELGLASQYPRPKDLVKYAENFMYKPVYHKYR, encoded by the exons ATGCTTTCGTTGGATCGAACGTGCGTTCTG CGATGCGACGAGTTGCTAGGCCCACTTCGGGCGTCGAGACGGCGAGTGGCTCTGCCTGCTCCGGCGACGGTGCGGTGTCAGACGAGGAGCGGAGGGGAGATGAACGGGAGGGGGATCTCAGTGGACAATACGATCAAGGAGATTGAGCCGAAGTTTGTTGAATCTTCCGATGACGTGACACGCGATGATGTCGACATGGATGAACAGTTCATGATGCCGTGGACAGTCTCCGTCGCTAG TGGTTACACATTGTTGCGGAATCCACAGCACAACAAAGGTCTCGCATTCAATGAGAAAGAGAGAGATGCCCACTATTTGCGAGGTCTCCTACCTCCAGTGTGTATTTCTCAAGAGCTTCAG GAAAAAAAGATCATGCACAATCTTCGCCAGTACCAGGTACCATTGCAACGGTATATGGCGATAATGGATATGCAG GAGCTTAATGAGAAGCTCTTTTACAAACTCCTCATTGACCATGTGGAAGAATTGCTTCCTGTTGTTTATACGCCTACTGTCGGCGAGGCATGCCAGAAGTATGGTTCTATATTTAGGCATCCTCGGGGCCTCTATATCAGTTTGAATGAGAA AGGAAGGATTCTCGAGATATTGAGAAACTGGCCTGAAAGGGATATTCAAGTTATTGTGGTCACAGATGGTGAACGTATCTTGGGTCTCGGGGATCTTGGTTGCCAG GGCATGGGAATTCCGGTGGGCAAGCTTGCTCTATATACTGCTCTTGGCGGAGTCCGTCCATCTGCT TGTTTGCCTGTTACTATTGACGTGGGGACCAATAATGAACAGCTACTTAATGATGAATTTTATATTGGCTTGAGGCAAAGAAGGGCTACTGGTCAA GCATATGCAGAGTTACTAGAGGAGTTCATGGATGCTGTGAAACTTAGATATGGAGAAAAAGTACTAATTCAG TTTGAAGATTTTGCCAACCATAATGCATTTgaacttcttgccaaatatcgTAAAACACATCTTGTCTTTAATGATGATATACAG GGCACAGCTTCTGTTGTGCTCGCTGGTCTTTTTGGCGCTTTGAAAATAGTTGGCGGAACATTGGCAGAGCACAGTTTCTTATTCCTTGGTGCTGGGGAG GCTGGTACTGGTATTGCAGAACTCATAGCTCTTGAGATGTCTAAACAG ACAAAAGCACCAGTGGAAGAGACTCGCAAGAGGATATGGATGGTGGattctaag GGTTTAATTGTGAACTCACGTAAGGATTCCCTTCAACACTTTAAGCAACCATGGGCGCATGACCATGAGCCTGTCAATAATCTTTTAGCTGCTATAAAG GCTATCAAACCCACTATTTTAATTGGGTCATCTGGAGTGGGGAAAACTTTCACGAAGGAGGTAGTTGAGGCGATGGCCACTTTTAATGAG AAACCCATAATTTTGGCACTATCCAACCCTACCTTGCAATCCGAATGTAGCGCAGAAGAAGCATATGCATGGAGTAAG GGTCGAGCAATATTTGCGAGTGGGAGTCCATTTGAACCGgttgaatatgatgggagagttCTTGTGCCAGGACAG TCAAATAATGCCTATATCTTCCCGGGATTTGGCCTTGGGTTGGTGATCTCTGGAGCAACCCGTGTACATGATGACATGCTGCTTGCAGCCT CGGAAGCTTTAGCCCAACAGGTGACACAGGAGAACTTGGACAAAGGAATGGTCTACCCACCATTCTCAAACATAAGGAAGATATCTGCCCATATTGCTGCGAATGTCGCAGCCAAAGCATACGAACTTG GATTGGCAAGTCAATACCCACGGCCGAAGGACCTGGTGAAATATGCGGAGAACTTCATGTACAAGCCTGTTTACCACAAATATAGATGA
- the LOC122033410 gene encoding hexokinase-2-like yields the protein MRKVLVGTAVICAAAAAVAVTAIVVQHHRRINRRWARAAAVLKELEEQCATPTEKLKEVADAMTKEMHAGLESEDGSTLKMLISFVDKLPTGDERGLFYALDLGGTNFRVLRVQLGGKEGRVVKQESEEVSIPQELMIGSSDELFDFIASALAQFVASEGVDFHLPEGKQRELGFTFSFPVKQTSIASGTLIKWTKRFNIKSTVGEDVVGELTRAMKRQGLDMQVTALVNDTVGALAGGIYDDNDVVAAIILGTGTNAAYVERADAIKKWQGPLPNSGKMVINMEWGNFRSSHLPTTDYDQALDAESLNPGEQIYEKLISGMYLGEIVRRVLLRLAVEAALFGEEVPPQLKVPFVLRTPVMSAMHHDTSADLKVVGAKLQEFLGISSSSLKARKVVVQVCDIVAKRGARLAAAGMVGILKKLGHSNGKTKKRMAFAMDGGLYEHYTVFRESLLAALKEVLGEEASASVSVTMANDGSGIGASLLAASHSRYLEN from the exons ATGAGGAAGGTGCTGGTAGGGACAGCGGTGATCtgcgcggcggcggcggccgtgGCCGTGACGGCGATCGTGGTACAGCATCATAGGCGGATCAACCGACGATGGGCTCGCGCCGCCGCGGTGTTGAAGGAGCTCGAGGAGCAATGCGCCACGCCCACCGAAAAGCTCAAGGAGGTGGCCGATGCGATGACGAAGGAGATGCACGCCGGGCTCGAGTCCGAGGACGGGAGCACGCTCAAGATGCTCATTAGCTTCGTGGATAAACTCCCCACCGG GGATGAGAGGGGGTTGTTCTACGCCTTGGACCTTGGAGGCACCAACTTCCGCGTACTGCGCGTACAATTAGGGGGCAAGGAAGGGCGTGTTGTGAAGCAAGAGAGTGAGGAGGTATCTATCCCTCAAGAACTGATGATTGGTAGTTCAGAT GAACTTTTTGATTTCATTGCTTCAGCTTTAGCACAGTTTGTTGCTTCTGAAGGTGTGGATTTTCACCTTCCTGAAGGAAAGCAGAGAGAACTTGGCTTTACCTTTTCATTTCCAGTCAAACAAACCTCAATTGCTTCCGGCACTCTCATTAAGTGGACAAAGCGCTTCAATATAAAGAGCACG GTTGGTGAGGATGTGGTGGGTGAACTGACTAGGGCCATGAAGAGACAGGGCCTTGATATGCAAGTTACAGCTTTG GTTAATGATACAGTTGGAGCACTTGCTGGTGGCATCTatgatgataatgatgttgttgcGGCTATCATACTAGGCACTGGCACAAATGCAGCGTATGTGGAGCGTGCTGATGCAATTAAGAAATGGCAAGGTCCACTTCCTAACTCGGGAAAAATG GTCATTAACATGGAGTGGGGAAACTTTCGCTCCTCCCATCTCCCAACAACAGATTATGATCAAGCACTTGATGCTGAAAGTTTGAACCCTGGCGAACAG ATCTACGAGAAGCTGATTTCAGGAATGTATTTGGGTGAAATAGTCCGAAGAGTTCTATTGAGATTGGCTGTAGAAGCTGCCTTATTTGGGGAGGAAGTTCCTCCACAACTTAAAGTTCCTTTTGTTCTGCG GACGCCTGTCATGTCAGCAATGCATCATGATACTTCAGCTGATCTCAAAGTTGTTGGGGCCAAACTGCAGGAGTTCTTGGGG ATCTCCAGCTCCTCCTTGAAAGCAAGGAAAGTGGTTGTCCAAGTCTGCGATATCGTGGCTAAGCGCGGAGCTCGTCTTGCCGCTGCAGGCATGGTTGGTATTCTGAAGAAGCTCGGACACAGCAATGGCAAAACGAAGAAAAGGATGGCGTTCGCAATGGACGGCGGGCTATACGAACACTACACGGTCTTCAGAGAAAGCTTGCTCGCCGCACTGAAAGAAGTTCTCGGAGAAGAGGCCTCAGCTTCTGTGTCGGTCACCATGGCCAATGACGGATCGGGCATTGGAGCTTCTCTTCTTGCAGCATCTCATTCTCGTTACcttgaaaattaa
- the LOC122034160 gene encoding glutathione S-transferase T3-like, producing MVLDESRRASIGPFGVQKELATPPSPLESQFPPHSTQVKVEKIDFNVDEEMGSKRTFWTDKAFWKRIGDYYNKTWPNGTKKRDFMALKSHFYGYYSSANEFGSMYNNFWENRQSGESNEDILVKTHMKWKDMHKNMPFKYEHVWRILKEQVKWASQSEGHRVGKKARTFESGTHTSSSNPNASADADDCEARKRPIGQKAAKKKDKINHAVVEIMEQSIGNMSNMWKEFKGIQQDKVRKIDEFHNNEKVAESEAFRCDYEIMMRDTSRMIK from the exons ATGGTCTTGGATGAATCAAGAAGAGCGAGTATAGGCCCATTCGGAGTCCAGAAAGAACTCGCAACACCACCTTCTCCCCTTGAGTCTCAGTTTCCACCACATTCGACACAAGTCAAGGTggaaaaaattgattttaatgttGATGAAGAGATGGGCAGCAAACGAACATTTTGGACA GATAAAGCTTTTTGGAAGCGTATCGGAGATTACTACAACAAGACTTGGCCTAATGGAACTAAGAAGAGGGATTTCATGGCGCTAAAGTCACATTTCTATGGGTATTATTCGTCGGCAAACGAATTTGGTTCAATGTACAATAATTTTTGGGAGAATCGTCAAAGCGGTGAGAGTAACGAAGATATACTTGTAAAAACACATATGAAGTGGAAGGACATGCATAAGAACATGCCTTTTAAATATGAACATGTGTGGAGAATTTTGAAAGAGCAAGTGAAATGGGCTTCACAATCAGAGGGTCATCGTGTAGGAAAAAAAGCAAGGACATTTGAATCAGGGACACACACATCCTCGTCCAACCCAAATGCTAGTGCTGATGCGGATGACTGTGAAGCGCGCAAGCGTCCAATTGGGCAAAAGGCGGCAAAGAAGAAGGATAAAATCAATCATGCAGTGGTAGAAATAATGGAACAAAGCATTGGCAACATGAGCAACATGTGGAAGGAATTCAAAGGTATTCAACAAGACAAAGTTAGGAAGATAGATGAATTCCATAACAACGAGAAAGTTGCAGAATCTGAAGCATTTCGATGTGATTATGAAATCATGATGAGGGATACTTCAAGAATGATAAAGTAA
- the LOC122033411 gene encoding uncharacterized protein LOC122033411 isoform X1 produces MDPCPFVRLVVESLALKLPPVAKIAVPGAHPSSTPCSCSIHLQDFPAQTAPLPLSLGPTSSGANMIDVAAATSAASTSRVVISLDPAALQRMSKRPAILTVVVYAGRSGKYACALASGRRLLGQVRVAVDLEATAGRAAVVQSGWVSMGSGQGAARLHLVVRTEPDPRFVFQFGGEPECSPVVYQIQGAGGSGGSGIIRQPVFSCRFSAARRQSGRPIDPAGANVTLLRTKFGVRRCFFGSFAGEGETEMREQRKGWTVTIHDLSGSPVAAASVVTPFVPSPGSDRVSRSNPGAWLILRAVGPSTANWKPWGRLEAWRERGSHDAVGYRFELVPDAGTSNACTPATESSSSIGVRRGGVFRIDVGVGGCGFVMASTAEGQGKVSRPTVQVGVQHVSCMADVALFVALAVAVDLSMDACQPFSQKLRRELCQLQP; encoded by the exons ATGGATCCTTGCCCATTCGTCCGGCTCGTAGTTGAGTCTCTTGCGTTGAAGTTACCGCCGGTGGCGAAGATCGCCGTCCCGGGCGCTCACCCCTCCTCGACCCCTTGCTCTTGCTCCATCCATCTCCAGGACTTCCCCGCACAAACCGCTCCTCTCCCCCTGTCCCTTGGCCCCACGTCGTCGGGCGCTAACATGATAGATGTCGCCGCCGCCACTTCCGCTGCGTCGACGTCTCGAGTGGTCATCAGCCTCGATCCGGCCGCGTTACAGAGGATGTCGAAGCGGCCAGCGATCCTGACCGTGGTGGTCTACGCGGGCCGGAGCGGGAAGTACGCCTGCGCGCTTGCCTCGGGCCGGAGGCTGCTCGGCCAGGTGAGGGTGGCGGTGGACCTGGAGGCGACGGCGGGGCGAGCGGCGGTGGTGCAGAGCGGATGGGTCAGCATGGGGAGCGGGCAAGGCGCTGCGCGGCTCCACTTGGTGGTGCGGACCGAGCCGGACCCAAGGTTCGTGTTCCAGTTCGGCGGCGAGCCGGAGTGCAGCCCGGTGGTGTATCAAATCCAGGGAGCAGGCGGTAGCGGCGGCAGTGGGATCATTCGCCAGCCAGTGTTCAGTTGCAGGTTCTCCGCCGCCCGACGGCAGAGTGGCAGACCGATCGATCCCGCAGGTGCAAACGTCAC ACTACTGCGAACGAAGTTCGGTGTTCGAAGATGCTTCTTTGGTTCGTTCGCTGGTGAAGGAGAAACCGAGATGCGCGAGCAGCGCAAGGGGTGGACCGTCACCATCCACGACCTCTCGGGTTCTCCGGTGGCGGCTGCCTCGGTGGTCACGCCTTTCGTCCCATCTCCCGGCTCGGACCGCGTGTCCCGTTCCAATCCGGGCGCGTGGCTTATCCTGCGCGCCGTCGGCCCCTCCACCGCGAACTGGAAGCCGTGGGGCCGTCTCGAGGCCTGGCGCGAGCGTGGGTCCCACGACGCCGTGGGCTACCGATTCGAGCTCGTGCCAGACGCCGGAACCAGCAACGCCTGCACCCCCGCCACCGAGTCGTCCTCGAGTATCGGCGTCCGGCGGGGCGGAGTGTTCCGCATCGATGTCGGAGTCGGCGGCTGTGGGTTCGTGATGGCGTCGACGGCGGAGGGGCAGGGGAAGGTAAGCCGTCCGACGGTCCAGGTGGGGGTGCAGCACGTCTCGTGCATGGCTGACGTGGCGTTGTTCGTCGCGCTGGCGGTGGCAGTTGATCTCAGCATGGACGCGTGTCAACCGTTCAGTCAGAAGCTGCGCAGGGAGCTTTGCCAACTACAGCCGTAG
- the LOC122033411 gene encoding uncharacterized protein LOC122033411 isoform X3, whose amino-acid sequence MDPCPFVRLVVESLALKLPPVAKIAVPGAHPSSTPCSCSIHLQDFPAQTAPLPLSLGPTSSGANMIDVAAATSAASTSRVVISLDPAALQRMSKRPAILTVVVYAGRSGKYACALASGRRLLGQVRVAVDLEATAGRAAVVQSGWVSMGSGQGAARLHLVVRTEPDPRFVFQFGGEPECSPVVYQIQGAGGSGGSGIIRQPVFSCRFSAARRQSGRPIDPAGLINTIFHRLLRTKFGVRRCFFGSFAGEGETEMREQRKGWTVTIHDLSGSPVAAASVVTPFVPSPGSDRVSRSNPGAWLILRAVGPSTANWKPWGRLEAWRERGSHDAVGYRFELVPDAGTSNACTPATESSSSIGVRRGGVFRIDVGVGGCGFVMASTAEGQGKVSRPTVQVGVQHVSCMADVALFVALAVAVDLSMDACQPFSQKLRRELCQLQP is encoded by the exons ATGGATCCTTGCCCATTCGTCCGGCTCGTAGTTGAGTCTCTTGCGTTGAAGTTACCGCCGGTGGCGAAGATCGCCGTCCCGGGCGCTCACCCCTCCTCGACCCCTTGCTCTTGCTCCATCCATCTCCAGGACTTCCCCGCACAAACCGCTCCTCTCCCCCTGTCCCTTGGCCCCACGTCGTCGGGCGCTAACATGATAGATGTCGCCGCCGCCACTTCCGCTGCGTCGACGTCTCGAGTGGTCATCAGCCTCGATCCGGCCGCGTTACAGAGGATGTCGAAGCGGCCAGCGATCCTGACCGTGGTGGTCTACGCGGGCCGGAGCGGGAAGTACGCCTGCGCGCTTGCCTCGGGCCGGAGGCTGCTCGGCCAGGTGAGGGTGGCGGTGGACCTGGAGGCGACGGCGGGGCGAGCGGCGGTGGTGCAGAGCGGATGGGTCAGCATGGGGAGCGGGCAAGGCGCTGCGCGGCTCCACTTGGTGGTGCGGACCGAGCCGGACCCAAGGTTCGTGTTCCAGTTCGGCGGCGAGCCGGAGTGCAGCCCGGTGGTGTATCAAATCCAGGGAGCAGGCGGTAGCGGCGGCAGTGGGATCATTCGCCAGCCAGTGTTCAGTTGCAGGTTCTCCGCCGCCCGACGGCAGAGTGGCAGACCGATCGATCCCGCAG GACTAATTAATACAATTTTCCACAGACTACTGCGAACGAAGTTCGGTGTTCGAAGATGCTTCTTTGGTTCGTTCGCTGGTGAAGGAGAAACCGAGATGCGCGAGCAGCGCAAGGGGTGGACCGTCACCATCCACGACCTCTCGGGTTCTCCGGTGGCGGCTGCCTCGGTGGTCACGCCTTTCGTCCCATCTCCCGGCTCGGACCGCGTGTCCCGTTCCAATCCGGGCGCGTGGCTTATCCTGCGCGCCGTCGGCCCCTCCACCGCGAACTGGAAGCCGTGGGGCCGTCTCGAGGCCTGGCGCGAGCGTGGGTCCCACGACGCCGTGGGCTACCGATTCGAGCTCGTGCCAGACGCCGGAACCAGCAACGCCTGCACCCCCGCCACCGAGTCGTCCTCGAGTATCGGCGTCCGGCGGGGCGGAGTGTTCCGCATCGATGTCGGAGTCGGCGGCTGTGGGTTCGTGATGGCGTCGACGGCGGAGGGGCAGGGGAAGGTAAGCCGTCCGACGGTCCAGGTGGGGGTGCAGCACGTCTCGTGCATGGCTGACGTGGCGTTGTTCGTCGCGCTGGCGGTGGCAGTTGATCTCAGCATGGACGCGTGTCAACCGTTCAGTCAGAAGCTGCGCAGGGAGCTTTGCCAACTACAGCCGTAG